One window of Paenibacillus sp. FSL K6-3182 genomic DNA carries:
- a CDS encoding tubulin-like doman-containing protein has protein sequence MKPIVREHIQQLDVSLGGGIVSEKIRVDTIDNPILIIGLGGTGIDALLRLKYQINRRFKLPEDPVSKRKREKPDNVEFLAFETNEQDRNKKYKGIGLDPINEFVLLSNAEVGGLLQNRSILEPYITDWLSPELSITDGMNGAAGVRQAGRLLLFTKINQVVQSIDKKIKTLSVGTNKKLMVFLLTGLSGGTGSGCFLDISYIVRGIIERDHGSAGIDRVNTLGYLFTPDINLASKSLSDHTREYIKKNGYAALKELDYWMNVDSRGERFTQQYGNILNVNSPLPPFNLCHLISATNAEGKLLENAYDYCMNVTAENITNFISSEEKQSGEEFAIHDYISNIRTNIAQMNKMYPANYDYNIIGASSAVLPIEEMTTYLAYRLFNKMDKMFEKAPSQDDVEKFARKLGIDLETMMKTFDSRVPEPLPGFENSERLSYNNVVKMQAVNMDTELEQNFLARAREEYIKAKKQLPGEIVGQFTDQIRRTFLHPEQGPFYVSRLLHTEKGFCLLKMLLSYIETLREGLSRLPKEIEAAREQANERMGDAKSAFVSKDKKKNNYIEAKINEYWLLADVERIEQLIEFYEDLHQLLNNENNRIYNVFTEILNVLNSIFAKNGEILTSGEEQADHKGNKTYYWNIVGVPDISDVISRLMDKKDGDDLIRDFTQELLDHSNLWVKEQEIDIVSSISEFLTNKFGDLITKSMEEFLVMKYGNDESIEKFVERHIASKLDEEAVPVFHLSNSSGNLHVPSWGFVSVPVQAPSILRGIRNYQNNSIGKSHFTIKESEVKNRIFWLNTRNGVPLFVYTPLKVYEESYERTILDKEGIGRHLVQTDRVNWTYLPSPIPEKSWGDTYVNPRVRSYNARVRAEFVKAESFRIIEEKGIDNNTSSRYSVRFTKPFQLSDALKPFNMQLDGAKPNLGEVKRAVNELKRLLSEGLELESTKDIFGSFTEELAQENLIRSPEQLRRVREELAKYESISVKLVELEQLLMQHQDDEKLLDQFIEALYTETICKKGALYVYDREPEEDAWPPFANLMKSSSYVEFEVFESFRQLDEKNRSVLRRKAERRVTELTATEDTSKLLAKLEELFGTFLDARERLEYEKVELANGEEMHRFYREMSTKLNEIRRKLK, from the coding sequence ATGAAACCGATCGTAAGAGAACACATACAGCAGCTTGACGTTTCGCTTGGCGGAGGTATTGTCAGCGAGAAAATTCGGGTAGACACCATAGATAATCCCATTCTGATCATTGGACTTGGCGGTACCGGTATTGATGCGCTTCTGCGCCTGAAATACCAGATCAATCGCCGCTTTAAGCTTCCTGAGGATCCCGTTTCCAAAAGAAAACGCGAGAAGCCTGATAATGTGGAATTTCTTGCTTTTGAAACGAATGAACAGGACCGCAATAAAAAGTATAAAGGGATCGGTCTTGATCCTATTAATGAATTTGTGCTGCTATCTAATGCAGAGGTTGGAGGACTGCTGCAAAATCGCAGCATTTTGGAGCCGTACATCACGGACTGGCTGTCGCCAGAGCTAAGTATAACTGATGGCATGAATGGTGCAGCTGGCGTTCGACAAGCAGGTCGGCTTCTGCTGTTTACGAAGATCAATCAAGTGGTGCAGAGCATCGACAAAAAAATTAAGACGTTATCCGTCGGGACGAACAAAAAGCTGATGGTGTTTCTGCTAACCGGCTTGTCTGGCGGAACAGGAAGCGGCTGCTTCCTCGATATCTCTTATATCGTTCGAGGAATTATAGAGCGTGATCACGGATCAGCCGGCATTGACCGCGTTAATACGCTTGGTTATTTGTTTACGCCGGATATTAACCTTGCAAGCAAAAGCTTGAGCGACCATACACGTGAGTACATTAAGAAAAATGGCTATGCTGCACTGAAGGAACTGGACTATTGGATGAATGTGGACAGCCGCGGCGAGAGGTTTACGCAGCAATATGGCAATATTTTAAACGTTAATTCGCCGCTCCCACCATTTAATTTATGCCATCTCATCTCGGCTACAAATGCTGAGGGCAAGCTGCTTGAAAATGCTTATGATTATTGCATGAATGTAACGGCAGAGAATATTACGAACTTTATTTCCAGCGAGGAAAAACAATCCGGCGAGGAATTCGCTATTCATGATTATATTAGCAACATTCGGACCAATATTGCTCAAATGAACAAAATGTACCCGGCTAACTACGATTACAACATTATCGGAGCTTCTTCGGCGGTACTGCCGATCGAGGAAATGACGACTTATTTGGCTTACCGGCTTTTCAACAAAATGGACAAAATGTTTGAGAAGGCGCCGAGTCAGGACGATGTAGAGAAATTTGCCCGCAAGCTTGGCATTGATCTCGAAACGATGATGAAAACCTTTGACTCACGCGTACCTGAACCGCTGCCAGGCTTCGAGAACAGTGAGCGACTCAGCTACAATAACGTGGTGAAAATGCAAGCCGTAAACATGGATACGGAGCTGGAGCAAAACTTTTTGGCTCGTGCACGCGAGGAATATATTAAGGCCAAAAAACAGCTGCCAGGCGAAATTGTTGGGCAATTTACCGATCAAATTCGTCGTACATTTCTCCATCCAGAGCAAGGGCCATTTTATGTATCCCGTCTCCTGCATACTGAGAAAGGCTTCTGCTTGCTGAAGATGCTGCTCTCTTATATTGAGACGCTACGTGAAGGGCTGTCACGACTCCCTAAAGAGATCGAAGCAGCTAGAGAGCAAGCCAATGAGCGTATGGGCGATGCGAAGAGTGCGTTCGTATCCAAGGATAAGAAGAAAAACAACTATATCGAAGCAAAAATAAATGAGTACTGGCTGCTTGCTGACGTTGAGCGAATTGAGCAATTGATCGAATTTTATGAGGATCTCCACCAGCTGCTTAACAACGAGAATAACCGCATTTATAACGTATTTACTGAAATTTTGAATGTGCTTAATTCGATCTTTGCCAAAAATGGTGAAATTCTAACAAGCGGCGAGGAACAAGCGGATCATAAAGGAAACAAAACATACTATTGGAATATCGTAGGCGTACCAGACATCTCCGACGTTATCAGCCGTTTAATGGATAAGAAGGACGGCGATGATCTGATCCGCGACTTTACGCAGGAGCTTCTAGACCATTCGAATCTTTGGGTAAAAGAGCAGGAAATTGATATCGTCAGCTCGATTTCAGAGTTTTTGACGAATAAATTCGGCGATCTGATTACGAAATCGATGGAAGAATTCCTAGTTATGAAATACGGGAACGATGAATCGATTGAGAAGTTTGTTGAGCGTCATATCGCTAGCAAGCTAGATGAGGAAGCTGTGCCTGTATTCCATCTCAGCAACAGCTCAGGCAATTTGCATGTCCCTTCATGGGGATTTGTGTCCGTGCCTGTGCAGGCGCCGAGCATATTGAGAGGGATTCGGAACTATCAAAATAACTCGATAGGCAAATCCCACTTTACGATAAAGGAAAGTGAAGTGAAAAACCGAATTTTCTGGCTGAATACGAGAAATGGTGTGCCTTTGTTTGTTTATACGCCGCTGAAGGTATATGAAGAAAGCTATGAACGCACGATTCTTGATAAGGAAGGCATCGGCCGTCATTTGGTGCAGACTGATCGTGTCAATTGGACCTATTTGCCTTCGCCGATTCCAGAGAAATCATGGGGCGACACGTACGTCAACCCACGTGTGAGAAGCTATAATGCGAGGGTTCGCGCTGAGTTTGTCAAAGCCGAGAGCTTCCGTATTATTGAAGAGAAGGGCATAGACAATAACACGAGCAGCCGTTACTCCGTTCGCTTCACGAAGCCGTTCCAATTATCGGATGCGTTAAAACCGTTCAATATGCAGCTTGATGGCGCGAAGCCGAATTTAGGTGAAGTAAAGCGAGCAGTAAATGAGCTGAAGCGCCTTTTATCCGAGGGGCTGGAGCTTGAATCGACAAAGGATATTTTCGGCAGCTTTACAGAGGAGCTTGCACAAGAAAATCTCATTCGTTCGCCGGAGCAGCTAAGACGGGTTCGTGAGGAATTGGCGAAGTATGAATCCATTTCTGTAAAATTAGTCGAGCTTGAGCAGCTGCTTATGCAGCATCAAGATGATGAGAAGTTGCTGGATCAGTTTATTGAGGCGCTATACACAGAGACCATTTGCAAGAAAGGTGCCCTGTATGTTTATGATCGCGAGCCAGAGGAAGATGCATGGCCGCCTTTCGCTAATTTAATGAAAAGCAGCAGCTATGTTGAGTTTGAGGTGTTTGAGAGCTTCCGACAGCTGGATGAGAAAAACCGCAGCGTTCTTAGACGCAAAGCAGAGCGCAGAGTAACGGAGCTGACTGCAACGGAGGATACTTCAAAGCTGTTAGCTAAGCTTGAGGAGCTGTTCGGTACATTTCTTGATGCACGTGAGCGTCTCGAATACGAGAAGGTTGAGCTGGCAAATGGAGAGGAAATGCACCGGTTCTACCGGGAAATGTCTACTAAACTTAACGAAATTCGTAGAAAGTTGAAATAA
- a CDS encoding transcription initiation factor TFIID → MRELLDLYASDYSAAEQKLSGLEDDQSSIHYPTVFLYIGDEAGHAIEPMIQSNELKWDNNAGVIYFHVSSSEANAASGSAGYKLSSYHGANLNRSVPKVTRVALTDVVDGKTDNRTKRKDIGTAFHKEGRHLADLNRALRQVSDTIADYGRLYASFDRLHLAVITRVDDPLNVLVPEISLLAQSIFLQLFKSVQMDLYALINEREQSETFGLASAAGISFLRELDGMQRPDYSFSARLQVTGDGLSIPVTHKASPLFDLVYVLSDRNERGITTLNGMQDNYEIICNILLLKNRRRKETQVQSSDVSYNNSSFKNSLMTESGRQGFVSAGLSKVKRPNHSIALTVLYHFFKQIKERLEIADLQGSKEKLSFFGLDSAAMDTRMLDLVPSEDSLIDMSGLLTNNIRYDQLRRMSLREAEEALFGDGCTIFFRKHFTSSAEVNLGYVKASDELRATVNRNMKDQPLYSFFQVAKWTDEKNETDSVMTAVRARMRDLVREIDIAQDELGRIREQRVDDLKFQRLPFMDKQNVRSFIRAFFDAVYRLEWQLLRLETELALYRKFAAELERLHEKYRIRVEQMALLEETLNAAAQHSIRSADDYIGQNIFEYYERVTAAVMKDIEEKRGASIFFEEPFLGNMTELLQQGDSAFLERLMEICRKYILTAEPFAQTFEEELLLRANVSVAYSNRKALSRDELFHRLYRTLEEHAVVHIRLLDYTHEHRYEEKYLFGDRESEFIRYALGVDESSRIYKLGCVHEKRSSGVEKLNIMGGFHLEDLMYYRNGKVYYETYLQNGYEFHTLDPALLPDLR, encoded by the coding sequence ATGAGAGAATTGTTGGATCTATATGCAAGCGACTATTCGGCTGCTGAGCAGAAGCTAAGCGGCCTTGAGGATGATCAAAGCAGCATTCACTATCCAACCGTATTTCTATACATCGGAGATGAGGCAGGACATGCGATTGAACCTATGATTCAATCCAATGAACTGAAATGGGACAACAATGCCGGCGTTATTTATTTCCATGTCTCGTCGAGTGAAGCAAATGCTGCCTCTGGAAGTGCAGGTTATAAATTATCGTCATACCATGGGGCAAATCTTAATCGATCTGTCCCGAAGGTGACGAGGGTAGCGCTTACGGATGTTGTAGATGGCAAAACGGATAATCGCACCAAACGCAAAGATATAGGCACCGCATTCCATAAGGAAGGGCGTCATCTAGCGGATCTCAACCGTGCGCTGCGTCAGGTTAGCGATACAATTGCTGATTACGGCCGATTGTACGCATCTTTCGATCGCCTTCATCTTGCTGTCATTACAAGGGTTGATGATCCATTAAACGTGCTTGTTCCAGAAATATCGCTGCTTGCTCAATCGATTTTTTTGCAGCTGTTCAAATCCGTTCAAATGGATTTGTACGCTTTAATTAATGAACGTGAGCAATCAGAGACGTTTGGTTTGGCAAGCGCAGCGGGTATCAGCTTCCTGCGCGAGCTGGATGGAATGCAGCGGCCAGATTATTCTTTTTCGGCGAGGCTTCAGGTGACGGGTGATGGATTATCTATTCCGGTCACCCACAAGGCATCGCCATTATTTGATCTTGTTTATGTATTATCTGATCGCAATGAGCGGGGAATTACAACGCTTAACGGGATGCAGGATAACTATGAAATCATTTGCAATATTCTGCTGTTGAAAAACAGGAGGAGAAAGGAAACACAGGTACAATCGAGTGACGTAAGCTACAACAACTCTTCTTTCAAAAACAGTCTTATGACGGAATCCGGAAGACAGGGGTTCGTATCAGCGGGGTTGTCCAAGGTGAAACGACCGAATCATTCGATTGCGTTAACCGTCCTTTATCATTTCTTTAAACAAATAAAAGAGCGGCTGGAAATTGCTGACCTGCAGGGCAGCAAGGAAAAGCTGTCCTTCTTTGGGCTGGATTCAGCTGCGATGGACACTAGAATGCTCGATCTCGTACCAAGCGAGGACAGTCTCATCGATATGTCTGGTCTTCTGACGAACAACATTCGTTATGATCAACTGCGGCGCATGTCGCTGCGCGAGGCAGAGGAAGCCTTGTTCGGGGATGGCTGCACCATCTTCTTCCGTAAGCATTTCACTAGTTCAGCTGAGGTGAACTTAGGTTATGTGAAGGCTTCAGATGAGCTGCGAGCCACTGTAAACCGTAATATGAAAGATCAGCCATTGTATAGCTTTTTCCAGGTCGCCAAGTGGACAGACGAGAAAAACGAGACAGACAGCGTCATGACAGCTGTTCGCGCTCGAATGCGCGATTTGGTCAGAGAGATTGATATCGCTCAGGATGAGCTGGGTCGAATCCGCGAACAACGTGTGGATGATTTGAAATTTCAGCGTCTTCCATTTATGGACAAGCAAAATGTTCGATCCTTTATACGCGCTTTTTTTGATGCGGTGTACCGGCTGGAATGGCAGCTTTTACGACTTGAGACTGAGCTTGCGTTGTACCGAAAATTTGCTGCTGAGCTGGAGCGTCTTCATGAGAAATACCGAATTCGCGTAGAACAGATGGCGCTGCTAGAGGAAACGCTAAATGCGGCGGCTCAGCACAGTATCCGTTCAGCGGATGATTATATCGGGCAGAACATCTTCGAGTATTATGAGCGAGTCACTGCAGCTGTCATGAAGGATATTGAAGAGAAACGCGGCGCATCCATATTTTTTGAGGAACCATTTCTCGGCAATATGACCGAGCTTCTGCAGCAGGGAGATTCCGCGTTTCTGGAGCGATTAATGGAGATTTGCCGAAAGTACATTTTGACAGCAGAGCCTTTTGCACAGACTTTCGAGGAGGAGCTGCTGCTGCGTGCCAATGTATCCGTTGCATACAGCAATCGTAAAGCTTTATCGAGGGACGAGCTGTTTCACCGATTATACCGGACACTGGAAGAGCATGCGGTCGTTCATATTCGTCTTCTCGACTATACACATGAGCATCGTTATGAGGAAAAGTATCTGTTCGGAGATCGCGAGAGTGAATTTATCCGATATGCACTTGGCGTTGACGAATCTTCACGCATTTACAAGCTGGGGTGTGTACATGAGAAGCGCAGCAGCGGTGTAGAAAAGTTGAATATTATGGGCGGCTTTCATTTAGAAGATTTGATGTATTATCGAAACGGCAAAGTGTATTATGAGACCTATTTGCAAAATGGGTACGAATTTCACACGCTTGATCCTGCTCTGCTGCCTGATCTTCGCTGA
- a CDS encoding VWA domain-containing protein has translation MQRKINGLLLLFSLIGGAVGFVIGEIILGALSEIWPRFAVVGLYFGVLALCIGLACLIAEMISPRLNGTSWRQRYTGLSWQLLVPATLVLLFAVGGLLQFIYGAHFGGAKQVKDIVLVIDNSGSMLETDPDNERYSAAKQLIQNMESDKRVAVVAFHNTAQLIQPFVKVSTQEEKDKVNAAIDSLEPTDGGTNFSLALGEAMKTIKDKEKAGRGTMVILLSDGFSESDINKQIAQFQEQQIVINTVGLSVADSKGSALLQQIADSTNGSYYDVSEANGLALVFQNIYNTIDNRTLLTERTGSLADSTLYTLLRILSLAIIGAALGMSLGLFFDNRFLALSFGAGGIVGGLLAGFILDSGLSGDMLSDGLSRLFAVLVLAAIISIFTLVVPIRDNNSTNRYDGGRKNSNRDQSTKALGERTKDSRSHGF, from the coding sequence ATGCAACGAAAAATAAATGGGCTTCTCTTACTGTTCAGCTTGATAGGAGGCGCAGTAGGATTCGTCATCGGGGAAATCATACTGGGGGCGCTGTCAGAAATCTGGCCGCGCTTTGCCGTCGTTGGGCTATACTTTGGCGTTCTTGCTTTATGCATTGGACTGGCCTGCCTGATTGCTGAAATGATTTCTCCTCGTTTGAACGGAACTTCGTGGCGTCAGCGTTATACCGGATTATCGTGGCAGCTGCTCGTACCAGCAACGTTAGTTCTGCTGTTTGCAGTCGGCGGATTGCTGCAATTTATTTACGGCGCACATTTTGGCGGTGCGAAGCAGGTAAAGGATATTGTGCTTGTTATCGATAATTCAGGAAGCATGCTGGAGACCGATCCTGATAACGAGCGTTATTCGGCTGCGAAGCAATTGATTCAAAACATGGAAAGCGATAAGCGTGTGGCGGTGGTTGCATTTCACAATACCGCACAATTGATTCAGCCGTTTGTTAAAGTAAGCACACAGGAAGAGAAAGATAAAGTAAATGCCGCAATCGACTCACTTGAGCCGACGGATGGCGGTACAAACTTTAGTCTAGCGCTTGGCGAAGCAATGAAGACGATTAAGGATAAGGAAAAGGCTGGGCGCGGGACAATGGTTATTCTGTTGTCGGACGGTTTCAGCGAATCCGATATCAATAAGCAAATTGCACAGTTCCAAGAGCAGCAAATTGTCATTAATACGGTAGGCCTTAGCGTTGCAGATTCCAAAGGCTCTGCCTTGCTGCAGCAAATAGCTGATTCCACCAATGGAAGCTATTACGATGTGTCGGAAGCGAACGGGCTGGCGCTCGTATTCCAAAATATTTACAATACAATCGATAATCGGACGCTTCTAACTGAAAGAACGGGATCGCTTGCGGACAGCACGCTGTATACACTGCTTCGTATTTTATCCTTAGCCATTATCGGTGCAGCTTTAGGAATGTCGCTAGGATTGTTTTTCGACAATCGGTTTTTGGCATTAAGCTTTGGGGCGGGCGGTATTGTAGGCGGTTTGCTGGCTGGCTTCATTTTGGACTCCGGTTTGTCCGGGGATATGCTCTCTGACGGTTTATCACGTCTATTCGCTGTTCTTGTACTGGCAGCCATTATTAGCATTTTCACACTTGTTGTTCCGATAAGGGATAATAACAGTACAAACCGTTATGATGGCGGCAGAAAAAACAGCAATAGAGATCAGTCCACAAAGGCGTTAGGCGAACGGACGAAGGACAGCCGCAGTCATGGATTTTAA
- a CDS encoding beta-mannanase, with protein MRFIDAEDGSPIISGLTRVLEEDRCTLRWIWPGGIEAVYIGKTPAEQAAESPVDIGTVKLYTKAEYKANNGYHSRLEGIGRLVFTVYAALEGSGGPQLILQPNHENSIEISAGRAKIHYSITNKSGLFRKFKTIQIQVSTEVPIGKDVLCYVKKQGSYPANKEDGMLYPFVAPFAAGKTVLPAIEVGKQDFIRLFFTDGRTSGQMYELISV; from the coding sequence ATGCGGTTTATCGATGCAGAGGATGGTTCTCCGATTATCAGCGGTTTAACTCGCGTGTTGGAGGAGGACCGCTGCACGCTGCGCTGGATTTGGCCGGGCGGTATAGAAGCGGTTTACATTGGGAAAACACCGGCTGAGCAGGCGGCGGAAAGCCCTGTGGATATAGGAACTGTCAAGTTATACACGAAGGCAGAATATAAAGCGAATAATGGCTATCATAGCCGATTAGAGGGCATCGGACGTTTGGTCTTTACGGTATATGCCGCACTGGAAGGGAGTGGCGGTCCGCAGCTCATCCTTCAGCCCAATCATGAGAACAGCATAGAAATAAGTGCTGGCCGAGCTAAGATTCATTATTCGATTACAAATAAGAGCGGTTTGTTCAGAAAGTTCAAAACGATTCAAATTCAAGTTTCAACAGAGGTACCGATTGGGAAAGACGTACTTTGTTATGTGAAAAAGCAGGGCAGCTATCCCGCGAATAAAGAAGACGGCATGCTGTATCCGTTCGTTGCGCCTTTCGCAGCTGGAAAAACCGTTTTGCCTGCCATTGAGGTTGGCAAACAGGATTTTATACGATTGTTTTTCACTGATGGCCGAACGTCTGGACAGATGTACGAATTGATTTCAGTATAA
- a CDS encoding glycosyltransferase, which yields MRDSTPSRMIQQQMYARERRGIFRSTEGYDTIAKSSGLEASFVKKVLHPFCVYDAPTELATRGEKDGSAYPETMHLLHLDNGDVLLGRSVYQAADFTGLRSAFFTHNFIIPSGHSSKPASDYMNWLQAAFADQYNIDSGTEIAELLELPIQSAAAIKPSARSILSLLNISEKSFKQLLFAVMAAVGGKKKIYVSLDVPIKQLPDKAKQLLGVLYASLPYAFRKQLGFITYAKEPVSRKSVHLTFVEQGSLRHGDRSIEKDFTFDFGNDRMMNVDLDGIDQPFLDFAWDNLDRPDRTDSFFQFAELMLADMGEERELAAASYHELCVVYQIEEGNEKLYESHKSAVMRSLMDYLQPSGALDAKMRLNDLFLSRFDYEFDRARQGVVPETFIVDVFTQYYQIEGKHIENKLVSFFILALLNARKQSEQDAAASFYAAVESNPAFSIAFFTRVLVDAKLSANLFIPFLEQKLKAAAGAKSVLQLIEQWGNAHPKLYGDEDFFVLVRQQLIEKLKRERHSLPATSKALEQLRSLASEGKFGVRKQLPSHDAVEFYTELELAAYRAMLIELDMERLTKDQLMLGEFLKSKEQLKKWNGQLNDPRQKSAALELQALYECFAFPEPTVDLFDNLSPAEIDRVQLVGRRLLANQLELAEFPRLVLLFLRSSDMESVDYATLLNYLQQNASQKDTVYLFFRWAEKHPSFMRSRGFVPAYVTAVVSYFTKHDRDAFKKRANWKQHFDKAGPILKGVYKQAERELSSPLTKFFRRNRKSTFITSLSAIGIVLIVAGIMFAFGGKDDVKPGGAVLPETTPEPSISQPDTIVYVEQNAASEGKKAATTLVFAFKEAAACGLFKPSSLTVETPDAEAVAYTTLEVESDCKADTGNSSTEGNQVESSSQPTETTDSTAKESDKPTPTPAETDSLPTATDSQTEQPSNTAINEADYTNRVVVNLGKQVDIPEKSIITVGESKYEISVLRVAAP from the coding sequence GTGCGCGATTCTACGCCCAGCAGGATGATTCAGCAGCAGATGTATGCACGGGAAAGACGCGGCATTTTCAGATCCACGGAAGGTTATGACACGATCGCCAAATCAAGCGGTTTGGAAGCATCATTTGTCAAAAAAGTGCTTCATCCGTTTTGTGTTTATGATGCCCCGACTGAGCTGGCTACCCGCGGTGAGAAGGACGGTTCCGCGTATCCAGAGACGATGCACCTACTTCATTTGGATAATGGCGATGTGCTGCTTGGCAGAAGCGTTTATCAGGCAGCCGACTTCACAGGTCTGCGCAGCGCGTTTTTTACGCATAACTTTATTATTCCAAGCGGTCATAGCAGCAAGCCTGCAAGTGATTATATGAACTGGCTGCAAGCCGCTTTCGCAGATCAATATAATATTGACAGCGGTACGGAAATAGCAGAGCTGCTAGAGCTTCCGATTCAGAGTGCAGCAGCGATTAAGCCGTCTGCTCGTTCGATCCTTTCTTTGCTGAACATTTCAGAAAAATCGTTTAAACAGCTGCTCTTTGCGGTAATGGCAGCAGTCGGAGGTAAGAAAAAGATCTATGTTTCGCTTGATGTACCAATCAAACAGCTGCCGGACAAGGCAAAACAGCTGCTTGGTGTGCTATATGCGAGTTTACCCTACGCCTTCCGCAAGCAGCTTGGTTTCATCACCTATGCGAAAGAACCGGTAAGCCGCAAATCGGTTCATCTTACGTTCGTAGAGCAAGGAAGCCTCCGCCATGGGGATCGCAGCATCGAGAAGGATTTTACGTTTGATTTCGGCAACGACCGAATGATGAATGTTGATCTGGACGGTATAGATCAGCCATTTTTGGATTTTGCATGGGATAACTTGGATCGTCCTGACCGTACGGATAGCTTCTTTCAATTCGCTGAGCTGATGCTGGCAGACATGGGGGAGGAGCGCGAACTCGCAGCAGCCAGTTATCATGAGCTATGCGTCGTTTACCAAATCGAGGAAGGCAACGAAAAGTTATATGAATCGCATAAAAGCGCGGTAATGCGGAGCTTGATGGATTATTTGCAGCCATCCGGCGCATTGGATGCCAAGATGCGCTTGAATGATTTATTTCTTTCTCGATTTGATTATGAGTTTGACCGCGCTAGGCAAGGAGTAGTGCCGGAAACCTTCATTGTAGATGTGTTTACACAATACTATCAAATTGAAGGTAAACATATCGAAAATAAGCTGGTTTCCTTTTTCATTTTGGCATTGCTAAATGCAAGAAAACAGAGTGAGCAAGACGCGGCGGCTTCCTTCTATGCGGCAGTTGAAAGCAATCCTGCTTTTAGCATAGCTTTTTTCACAAGAGTCTTAGTAGATGCGAAGCTAAGTGCAAACTTATTTATTCCATTCCTTGAGCAAAAGCTTAAAGCAGCTGCAGGAGCCAAAAGTGTTCTGCAGCTCATTGAGCAGTGGGGCAATGCTCATCCTAAGCTGTACGGTGATGAAGACTTTTTTGTGCTGGTCCGCCAGCAGCTCATCGAGAAGCTGAAACGGGAGCGCCACTCGCTGCCAGCGACGAGCAAAGCGCTTGAGCAATTGCGCAGCTTAGCAAGTGAAGGCAAGTTTGGCGTGCGAAAACAGCTGCCATCTCATGATGCGGTAGAGTTTTATACGGAGCTCGAGCTTGCAGCTTATCGAGCAATGTTAATTGAACTTGATATGGAAAGATTGACGAAGGATCAGCTCATGCTGGGCGAGTTTCTCAAATCGAAGGAGCAGCTGAAAAAATGGAATGGACAGCTGAACGATCCGAGGCAGAAATCAGCAGCGCTTGAGCTGCAGGCGCTTTACGAATGCTTCGCATTCCCGGAGCCAACGGTAGATTTATTCGATAATCTATCCCCAGCAGAGATCGACCGGGTGCAGCTCGTTGGTCGCCGATTGCTTGCCAATCAGCTGGAGTTAGCCGAATTTCCGCGTCTCGTGCTATTGTTTCTTCGCAGTTCGGATATGGAATCAGTGGATTATGCCACGCTCCTCAACTATTTGCAGCAAAACGCGTCTCAAAAAGATACGGTATATCTATTTTTCCGATGGGCAGAAAAACATCCTAGTTTCATGCGCTCAAGAGGTTTTGTTCCTGCCTATGTAACTGCAGTAGTCAGCTATTTCACAAAACATGACCGGGATGCATTTAAGAAACGAGCCAATTGGAAGCAGCATTTTGACAAAGCGGGTCCTATTCTTAAAGGTGTATATAAACAGGCGGAGCGCGAGCTATCCTCACCGCTGACTAAATTTTTTCGCAGGAATCGTAAATCGACGTTTATAACATCGTTATCGGCTATAGGTATTGTACTAATCGTAGCCGGCATTATGTTTGCCTTCGGCGGCAAGGATGATGTGAAGCCTGGTGGTGCTGTTTTGCCTGAAACGACTCCTGAACCGAGCATCAGCCAGCCGGATACAATCGTATACGTGGAGCAAAATGCTGCATCAGAGGGGAAGAAGGCTGCGACCACCCTCGTCTTCGCATTTAAGGAAGCAGCAGCTTGCGGACTGTTTAAGCCTAGCTCATTGACGGTAGAAACGCCGGATGCAGAAGCTGTTGCGTACACCACACTTGAAGTTGAATCTGATTGCAAAGCGGATACAGGGAATAGCAGCACGGAAGGGAATCAAGTTGAAAGCTCATCACAGCCGACGGAAACAACGGATTCGACTGCCAAAGAATCCGATAAGCCGACGCCAACGCCGGCTGAAACTGATTCACTGCCGACAGCTACCGATTCTCAGACGGAGCAACCGAGCAATACTGCAATAAATGAAGCAGACTATACGAACC